In Desulfovibrio desulfuricans DSM 642, a single window of DNA contains:
- a CDS encoding alpha/beta fold hydrolase yields the protein MKIADITFGMPRSKTSAQNPARTADVGQPVTLPSRLFAAGNAMPCSSSSSGLSGRWARFEALFCSVTEENPDSPAISGGGKSLNFRELKDFSARIAAFVQAQNYGPEAAVGVLCKRGAMYLAAAIGIMRAGAVYVPLERELPRARQESMLRPVRLLVTDRASLPEAEYHRYRNPSIAHVLCLDAPNFADALESGGLSSTEYWEHLAEQGSDHGWLDDVDARPLDQAQLCRMADSLLQKTGLASNRAPGSTPGNTKASGKSVLDIGSGSGVVAQALASAASRYAAVDIARNELDRVQALPCDASMTIHRMEAIDICFFEDERFDLVVLNGVVDCFPGYNYLRRVLDHAVERLTAGGSIFVGAVRDMDRKDDLRAAIREHAIATGDQSALLCFEGSAELFVPQRFFSAWAAECPHPVEVKFSPVAAPAPSANGQADAFRYDVQICSSAHDTRIHGTKAMCESFGLRDMEACPVAPLAAVRPDAAAYIVYTSGSTGQPKGIVVEHSHLLHIIHALREFSEGCGTVGLVAPLSFDASIQQLAVSLFCSKPLYVMADEERKNPAAFCACARKRGIDLCDMTPAFFNVLVDYLQERHQPLPLKRVLLAGEVLRPDVIQKFYAIPGNEDVVLFNVYGPTECTVDSSAFRIDRANHADFTAFPIGRPLEGVCIFVLDKHQRPMPESVTGELWIAGAGVSRGYLNGESADAFTEYAGRRCYRTGDNGFIQNGLVYYRGREDQQVKIRGNRVEIGEVEKAVGSFPGVRQVAVVADFYQAGNDKSLAAYVVGDVKPADLRSYLEQQLPPFCVPDYIVPMVELPLSPNRKVDKRALPSPLGRVKTVAGRCPQGTVEQALAAIWKRLLGMDVCDAEASFFSIGGHSIMAVRLVAMIEKELRVHIAVNELMAHSSIARLAELVEGKTGTRTSPIIKLCHSEDGKNLFLFHPVGGSVFCYSDLARLLDGRYTLYAVEPAGFQAEKTVLNTELHSVQDLAAIYLDEICKVATENIVFGGWSFGGLLAYEAACLFAARGGDPGPVLILDTALDNTRARQLAAKDDVELLKNQLHEALTFDVEKLRAMNRAERMTYLVECGEKSGLLPPSFSPVQMENLLQTYRLNAIAAARYDNPTPSDLRILYIRALDFASNPYIDFSDQYQGWSRFLPEKNITLRWAAGTHQSMLLPGLADGVAEHICDFFG from the coding sequence ATGAAGATTGCCGATATCACCTTTGGAATGCCCAGAAGCAAGACCTCAGCTCAGAATCCGGCGAGAACTGCTGACGTAGGCCAGCCAGTCACGTTGCCTTCGCGCCTCTTCGCTGCTGGCAATGCCATGCCGTGTTCATCCAGTTCGTCTGGCTTGTCTGGCAGGTGGGCCAGATTTGAAGCCCTGTTCTGCTCCGTTACGGAAGAAAACCCGGATAGCCCCGCCATTTCTGGTGGCGGAAAAAGCCTGAACTTCAGGGAACTGAAGGATTTTTCCGCGCGCATAGCCGCCTTTGTGCAGGCGCAAAACTACGGGCCGGAAGCGGCAGTGGGGGTGCTGTGCAAGCGCGGAGCAATGTATCTTGCCGCCGCCATTGGCATCATGCGGGCTGGCGCCGTGTATGTGCCCCTGGAACGCGAACTGCCGCGCGCCAGGCAGGAATCCATGCTCAGACCCGTGCGGCTGCTGGTGACGGACAGAGCTTCACTGCCCGAGGCGGAATACCATCGCTATCGCAACCCCAGCATTGCTCATGTGCTTTGTCTGGACGCGCCAAATTTTGCGGATGCTCTGGAAAGTGGCGGCCTGAGCAGCACGGAATACTGGGAGCACCTTGCAGAGCAGGGCAGCGACCACGGCTGGCTGGACGATGTGGACGCACGCCCCCTTGATCAGGCGCAACTTTGCAGGATGGCAGACAGCCTGCTGCAAAAAACGGGTCTTGCCTCCAATCGTGCCCCCGGCAGCACCCCAGGAAATACAAAGGCCAGCGGCAAAAGCGTGCTTGATATCGGCAGCGGCTCCGGCGTGGTGGCGCAGGCTCTGGCCTCTGCCGCCAGCCGATACGCGGCGGTCGACATTGCCAGAAATGAACTGGACAGGGTGCAGGCCTTGCCCTGTGACGCTTCTATGACCATCCACCGCATGGAAGCCATAGACATCTGCTTTTTTGAAGACGAACGTTTTGACCTTGTGGTGCTCAACGGCGTTGTGGATTGCTTTCCCGGTTACAATTATTTGCGCAGGGTGCTTGACCACGCCGTAGAACGCCTCACGGCGGGCGGCAGCATTTTTGTGGGCGCTGTGCGCGATATGGACCGCAAGGACGACCTGCGGGCAGCCATCAGGGAACATGCTATTGCCACGGGCGATCAGTCGGCCTTGCTGTGTTTTGAGGGCTCGGCAGAGCTGTTTGTGCCACAGCGTTTCTTTAGTGCCTGGGCGGCAGAATGCCCGCATCCTGTTGAGGTGAAATTTTCACCTGTTGCAGCCCCCGCGCCCTCTGCCAATGGTCAGGCGGATGCCTTTCGCTATGACGTGCAGATTTGCAGTAGCGCCCACGATACCAGAATCCACGGCACAAAAGCCATGTGCGAGAGCTTTGGCCTGAGGGATATGGAAGCCTGCCCAGTTGCCCCGCTTGCAGCGGTCAGGCCGGACGCTGCCGCCTATATTGTCTACACCAGCGGCTCCACAGGACAGCCCAAGGGCATTGTGGTGGAGCACAGCCACCTCCTGCACATAATCCATGCCCTGCGGGAATTTTCAGAAGGGTGCGGCACTGTGGGGCTGGTTGCGCCGCTCTCGTTTGATGCGTCCATCCAGCAACTGGCGGTTTCTCTGTTTTGCAGCAAGCCCTTGTATGTCATGGCGGACGAGGAGCGCAAAAATCCTGCGGCATTCTGCGCCTGCGCCCGCAAAAGGGGCATTGACCTGTGCGACATGACCCCGGCCTTTTTTAATGTGCTGGTGGATTATTTGCAGGAGCGCCATCAGCCTCTGCCGCTCAAACGAGTGCTGCTGGCTGGCGAGGTGCTGCGGCCAGATGTCATTCAGAAATTTTATGCCATACCCGGCAATGAAGATGTTGTGCTGTTCAATGTGTACGGCCCCACAGAATGCACGGTAGACAGCAGCGCCTTTCGCATTGACCGCGCCAATCATGCGGATTTTACGGCCTTTCCCATTGGCAGGCCGCTTGAAGGCGTGTGTATTTTTGTGCTGGATAAACATCAGCGCCCCATGCCGGAATCGGTAACTGGTGAATTGTGGATCGCGGGCGCGGGCGTTTCGCGCGGTTATCTGAATGGCGAGAGCGCCGATGCTTTTACCGAATACGCCGGGCGGCGCTGCTATCGCACTGGCGACAATGGCTTTATTCAGAATGGCCTTGTGTACTACCGGGGGCGGGAGGATCAGCAGGTCAAGATCAGGGGCAACCGGGTAGAGATCGGCGAGGTGGAAAAGGCCGTGGGGAGCTTTCCCGGTGTGCGGCAGGTGGCCGTGGTCGCGGATTTTTATCAGGCTGGCAACGACAAAAGCCTCGCCGCCTATGTGGTGGGTGATGTGAAGCCAGCGGATTTGCGCAGCTATCTTGAGCAGCAGTTGCCGCCCTTTTGCGTGCCGGACTATATTGTGCCAATGGTGGAGCTGCCCCTGTCGCCTAACCGCAAGGTGGATAAAAGGGCGCTGCCGTCTCCGCTGGGCAGGGTAAAGACTGTTGCAGGGCGTTGCCCGCAAGGGACTGTGGAGCAGGCGCTTGCCGCCATCTGGAAGCGGCTGCTGGGCATGGATGTATGTGATGCGGAGGCCAGCTTTTTCAGCATTGGCGGGCACAGCATCATGGCCGTGCGCCTTGTTGCCATGATTGAAAAAGAGTTGCGCGTCCATATTGCCGTCAACGAGCTGATGGCCCATTCCAGCATTGCACGGCTGGCAGAGCTTGTTGAGGGCAAAACAGGCACCCGCACTAGCCCCATCATCAAGCTTTGCCATAGTGAAGATGGAAAAAATCTTTTCCTGTTTCATCCAGTGGGCGGCAGCGTATTTTGCTACAGCGATCTGGCCCGGCTGCTGGATGGGCGCTATACCCTCTATGCTGTGGAGCCTGCTGGCTTTCAGGCTGAAAAAACTGTTCTGAATACGGAGCTGCACAGTGTTCAGGATTTGGCCGCGATTTATCTGGATGAAATTTGCAAGGTAGCCACGGAGAACATCGTTTTTGGCGGCTGGAGTTTCGGCGGCCTTCTGGCCTATGAGGCGGCCTGCCTGTTTGCCGCGCGCGGGGGCGACCCTGGCCCGGTTCTGATTTTGGACACTGCGCTGGACAATACCAGGGCCAGGCAGCTTGCAGCCAAGGACGATGTGGAACTGTTAAAAAACCAGCTCCATGAAGCTCTGACCTTTGATGTGGAAAAGCTGCGGGCCATGAACAGGGCTGAAAGAATGACGTACCTGGTGGAATGCGGTGAAAAATCAGGGCTGTTGCCGCCCAGTTTCAGCCCCGTGCAGATGGAAAATCTGTTGCAAACCTACAGGCTCAACGCCATTGCCGCAGCACGTTATGACAACCCAACGCCATCTGACCTGCGCATTCTGTATATCCGCGCACTGGATTTTGCCAGTAATCCTTACATTGATTTTAGCGATCAGTATCAGGGCTGGAGCCGCTTTTTGCCTGAAAAAAATATCACCCTCCGCTGGGCGGCGGGCACGCACCAAAGCATGCTCTTACCCGGCCTTGCTGATGGCGTGGCAGAGCATATTTGCGACTTTTTTGGATAG